A genomic segment from Stenotrophomonas maltophilia encodes:
- a CDS encoding ATP-binding protein: MPSAESTHDTTQSRCAREPIHTPGAIQPYGVLLVVEPQSLRVRERAISQPGLLQQFGEPLMQHVSEVLGGVLAPFQALFQQATVGSSAHVGAVHLDGHGRHQLLVHRSATDLLIELEAPVPGQPGSLEELYPSIRELMTGIESATTVEDLCQLAAAHMRRLTGFDRTLVYQFDAGWNGIVVAEDGNGLLPSYLDLRFPESDIPAQARELYRRNRVRLIADNNYSPAPLVRSEEHRDAPATDLSLAVLRSVSPVHLQYMRNMGTGASMSVSLVHEGQLWGLVSCHTVQPRRLPYHVRTACEFMGQILSLQIALKERARAIEERVARRSVLVKLLARMAGDEDFMAALRHDEASLLSLTGAAGAAIVHKGDCMRVGQCPPATDVLALADWLAAQQAGQETYCSDHLAADWAPGARLSDVASGVLAVSISQLHDSYLMWFRPEVLRTVRWGGDPRKTAAPDVALSPRSSFEAWKETVQQRSLPWNDADRDAAHEMRTAIVDIVLRKAEEMAELNEQLVRSNKELEAFSYSVSHDLRAPFRHIVGYSELLGSSAGERLNDTERRFLDTIVESAKSAGTLVDDLLSFSQMGRSTLGRVRLDMAALAEDVRRSLALDYAARDVQWTLAPLPEVQADPTMMRLVWQNLLANAVKFTREREQAAIEIGHERLEEEDHFFVRDNGCGFDMRYVDKLFGVFQRLHHVEEFEGTGIGLANVRRIVGRHGGRTWAEGEPGKGATIHFTLPRSTGDHP; the protein is encoded by the coding sequence ATGCCTTCTGCCGAGTCCACGCACGACACCACCCAGTCCCGTTGTGCGCGCGAACCGATCCACACGCCCGGTGCCATCCAGCCATACGGCGTGCTTCTGGTAGTGGAGCCACAGTCACTGCGGGTGCGTGAGCGCGCCATCAGCCAGCCGGGGTTGCTGCAGCAGTTCGGCGAACCCTTGATGCAGCATGTCAGCGAAGTACTGGGCGGCGTGCTGGCGCCCTTCCAGGCGCTGTTCCAGCAGGCCACGGTCGGCAGCAGCGCCCATGTCGGCGCTGTGCACCTGGATGGCCACGGCCGGCATCAGTTGCTGGTGCATCGCTCCGCCACCGATCTGCTGATCGAGCTGGAGGCACCGGTTCCCGGCCAGCCAGGTTCGCTGGAAGAACTGTATCCGTCGATCCGCGAACTGATGACCGGCATCGAATCGGCTACCACCGTGGAAGATCTGTGCCAGCTGGCGGCCGCGCACATGCGCCGGCTGACCGGCTTCGACCGCACCCTGGTCTACCAGTTCGATGCCGGCTGGAACGGCATCGTGGTCGCCGAGGATGGCAACGGCCTGTTGCCGTCCTACCTGGACCTGCGCTTCCCCGAGTCGGACATTCCGGCCCAGGCCCGCGAGCTGTATCGGCGCAACCGGGTGCGACTGATCGCGGACAACAACTACTCCCCCGCCCCGCTGGTGCGCAGCGAGGAACACCGCGACGCGCCGGCCACCGACCTGAGCCTGGCCGTGCTGCGCAGCGTTTCGCCCGTGCACCTGCAGTACATGCGCAACATGGGCACCGGTGCGTCGATGTCGGTGTCGCTGGTACATGAGGGCCAGCTATGGGGCCTGGTGTCCTGCCACACGGTGCAGCCGCGCCGCCTGCCCTACCACGTGCGCACCGCCTGTGAGTTCATGGGCCAGATCCTGTCGCTGCAGATCGCGCTGAAGGAGCGTGCACGCGCCATCGAAGAGCGCGTGGCGCGCCGCTCGGTGCTGGTCAAGCTGCTGGCACGCATGGCCGGCGACGAGGATTTCATGGCTGCGCTGCGCCACGATGAAGCCAGCCTGCTGTCGCTGACCGGCGCGGCAGGCGCCGCCATCGTGCACAAGGGTGACTGCATGCGTGTGGGCCAGTGCCCGCCCGCAACCGACGTGCTGGCCCTGGCCGATTGGCTGGCCGCACAGCAGGCCGGGCAGGAGACGTACTGCAGTGACCACCTGGCGGCCGACTGGGCGCCCGGCGCACGCCTGTCCGACGTGGCCAGCGGCGTCCTGGCGGTGTCCATTTCGCAGCTGCATGACAGCTACCTGATGTGGTTCCGCCCCGAAGTGCTGCGTACCGTGCGCTGGGGCGGCGATCCACGCAAGACCGCGGCACCCGACGTGGCACTGTCGCCGCGCAGCTCCTTCGAGGCCTGGAAGGAAACCGTTCAGCAGCGCAGCCTGCCGTGGAACGACGCCGACCGCGATGCCGCCCACGAGATGCGCACCGCCATCGTCGACATCGTGCTGCGCAAGGCCGAGGAAATGGCGGAGCTCAACGAGCAGCTGGTCCGCAGCAACAAGGAACTCGAAGCGTTTTCCTATTCGGTCAGCCACGACCTGCGTGCGCCCTTCCGCCACATCGTTGGTTACTCGGAGCTGTTGGGAAGCTCGGCCGGCGAACGCCTCAACGATACCGAGCGCCGCTTCCTGGATACGATCGTGGAGTCGGCCAAATCCGCTGGGACACTGGTGGACGACCTGCTGAGCTTCTCGCAGATGGGCCGTTCCACGCTTGGCCGGGTACGGCTGGACATGGCCGCTCTGGCCGAAGATGTGCGCCGGAGCCTGGCCCTGGACTACGCAGCTCGCGACGTGCAGTGGACACTGGCGCCACTGCCGGAGGTGCAGGCCGACCCGACAATGATGCGCCTGGTCTGGCAGAACCTGCTGGCCAACGCCGTCAAATTCACGCGTGAACGCGAGCAGGCAGCGATCGAGATCGGCCATGAGCGCCTCGAGGAAGAGGACCACTTCTTCGTGCGCGACAACGGCTGTGGCTTCGACATGCGCTACGTGGACAAGCTGTTCGGCGTGTTCCAGCGCCTGCACCACGTCGAGGAATTTGAAGGCACCGGCATCGGCCTGGCCAATGTCCGCCGCATCGTCGGCCGCCATGGCGGCCGCACCTGGGCCGAGGGCGAACCCGGCAAGGGCGCCACGATCCACTTCACCCTACCCCGTTCCACAGGAGATCACCCATGA
- a CDS encoding TspO/MBR family protein, translating into MKRRSQVAGLLGWGVVTFAAAAVGAWASTSAASFYATLALPAWAPPASVFGPVWSLLYAMMAIAAWLVWRERGWRNAQPALVLYLVQLAVNALWSWLFFGWKLGALAFVDILVLITLVCATIIAFARLHRGAAVMLLPYLAWISFASALNFAVWRANPGLL; encoded by the coding sequence ATGAAACGGCGTTCACAGGTTGCGGGTCTTCTGGGATGGGGTGTGGTCACTTTTGCGGCGGCGGCAGTCGGCGCGTGGGCATCGACATCCGCCGCCAGCTTCTACGCCACCCTCGCCCTGCCCGCGTGGGCACCGCCTGCCAGCGTGTTTGGCCCGGTGTGGAGTCTGCTCTACGCGATGATGGCCATTGCGGCGTGGCTGGTCTGGCGCGAACGCGGCTGGCGCAACGCACAGCCGGCCTTGGTGCTCTATCTGGTGCAGCTGGCCGTCAATGCCCTCTGGAGCTGGCTGTTCTTCGGCTGGAAACTGGGCGCGCTGGCCTTCGTTGACATCCTGGTACTGATCACGCTGGTGTGCGCAACGATCATTGCCTTCGCCCGCCTCCATCGCGGCGCGGCGGTGATGCTGCTGCCTTACCTGGCCTGGATATCGTTCGCCTCGGCGCTGAACTTCGCGGTGTGGCGCGCCAATCCCGGGTTGCTGTGA
- a CDS encoding glycoside hydrolase family 2: MTATTKFPFLAPSGQRTFVIGILVLTLVAWICTGAVLAIGGRPDPSRLRAVAPPIDGPWKFHVGDDPRWAGVSVDDSSWETLDLSAPASSIDGDVGLPNYVGGWMAHGHAGYQGYAWYRRSLVIPEGDRGWDILGPTAVEDGYELYWNGKRLGGSGRLGESPRVVGTRPMIFSLPADAAGTQGVIAIRVFMQPGSASGSASGGIHVAPTLAPQPESRELYRVQWWRTVAGYIVEVVEPLAMAMVIVLALSLRPLSSHQSFIAFVCVALLLSAVKRLDNAIVSWTDLLSLPAYTWLNNVLWMPLSLAAWALAWNRWVLPPSRAIDAGALVLAALGVAGGVTGAVSATQVFRLGTLALLVLVAARIARNGPMRGMALTVLLVIAVSQYTGELGSVGVPTIWFPFGIGVTLTQYVYGISVPLLAVLIVRTVTAAEAVPGRR, translated from the coding sequence ATGACTGCGACGACGAAATTCCCGTTCCTTGCACCATCGGGGCAACGCACGTTCGTCATAGGCATCCTGGTGCTCACCTTGGTGGCTTGGATATGCACCGGCGCCGTCCTTGCCATCGGCGGTCGGCCTGATCCATCCAGGCTCCGCGCTGTGGCACCCCCGATTGACGGGCCATGGAAATTTCATGTCGGTGACGATCCGCGCTGGGCGGGTGTCTCAGTGGATGATTCGTCCTGGGAAACACTCGACCTGAGCGCGCCGGCCAGCAGCATCGACGGCGACGTGGGGCTGCCCAACTATGTCGGCGGATGGATGGCACACGGTCACGCCGGGTACCAGGGATATGCCTGGTACCGGCGCTCGCTTGTGATTCCAGAGGGCGACCGCGGGTGGGACATTCTGGGGCCTACCGCCGTGGAGGATGGCTACGAGCTGTACTGGAACGGCAAGCGCCTGGGCGGCTCAGGCAGGCTAGGGGAGTCGCCTCGTGTCGTGGGTACGCGGCCGATGATCTTTTCGTTGCCCGCCGATGCGGCAGGCACGCAGGGCGTGATCGCCATAAGAGTATTCATGCAGCCCGGCAGTGCTTCCGGCTCTGCGAGCGGCGGCATCCACGTGGCCCCGACACTTGCTCCGCAGCCAGAAAGCCGTGAGCTGTATCGCGTGCAATGGTGGCGTACCGTCGCGGGCTACATTGTTGAAGTGGTCGAGCCGCTTGCGATGGCCATGGTGATCGTGTTGGCGCTGTCGCTAAGGCCGCTCAGCAGCCACCAGTCGTTCATCGCCTTCGTTTGCGTCGCGCTTCTGCTCTCTGCCGTGAAGCGGCTCGATAACGCGATCGTCTCCTGGACGGATCTGCTCAGCCTTCCTGCCTACACATGGTTGAACAATGTGCTGTGGATGCCGCTCAGCCTGGCGGCATGGGCGCTGGCGTGGAATCGCTGGGTGCTGCCACCTTCGCGGGCGATCGATGCTGGCGCCCTTGTTCTGGCAGCGCTGGGGGTTGCGGGAGGCGTCACAGGCGCCGTCTCGGCCACTCAGGTCTTCCGCCTCGGCACACTCGCGCTGCTCGTGCTTGTTGCCGCGCGGATAGCCCGCAATGGGCCAATGCGCGGCATGGCACTGACCGTGCTGCTGGTGATCGCCGTGTCGCAGTACACGGGTGAACTCGGTTCGGTCGGGGTTCCAACGATCTGGTTCCCGTTTGGGATTGGCGTGACGCTGACCCAGTATGTGTACGGAATCTCTGTCCCGTTGCTGGCGGTGTTGATTGTGCGGACGGTCACGGCGGCTGAAGCGGTTCCTGGGAGGCGGTAG
- a CDS encoding GNAT family N-acetyltransferase, translating to MEIRAATDGDFDAMWAIFKAAIAMEDSLPFAGTFEAGTFRSHWFGVQAAFVAVLEGRVVGMYKMGANYPDLGAHVASATYVVDPLTQGRGIGRALVEDSLVRARSEGFLAMQFNYVVSTNAPAVELYRKLGFAVVGSLPAAFQHQKLGMVDVYVMHRFL from the coding sequence ATGGAAATCCGAGCTGCCACCGACGGTGACTTCGACGCCATGTGGGCGATTTTCAAGGCGGCCATTGCGATGGAGGATTCGCTTCCGTTCGCCGGCACCTTCGAGGCCGGCACCTTTCGGAGCCATTGGTTCGGAGTGCAGGCGGCCTTTGTGGCCGTTCTGGAAGGGCGCGTGGTCGGAATGTACAAGATGGGCGCCAACTACCCGGACCTGGGGGCGCATGTGGCCAGCGCCACCTACGTGGTCGATCCGCTGACGCAAGGGCGTGGCATCGGGCGGGCGCTGGTGGAAGACAGCCTGGTCCGGGCCAGATCGGAGGGGTTCCTGGCCATGCAGTTCAATTACGTGGTCAGCACCAATGCGCCAGCGGTTGAGCTGTACCGGAAGCTGGGCTTTGCCGTGGTCGGGTCGCTACCGGCGGCGTTCCAGCATCAGAAGCTGGGAATGGTTGATGTGTATGTGATGCACCGGTTCCTGTAG